A genomic window from Heptranchias perlo isolate sHepPer1 chromosome 20, sHepPer1.hap1, whole genome shotgun sequence includes:
- the LOC137335953 gene encoding deleted in malignant brain tumors 1 protein-like encodes MTIGEMTIGEMMIKETMINEMTIGEMTIVEMMISRPGNSQADRSETVKLRLVNGGSPCAGRVEIHYKGQWGTVFDLVWDLPDAAVVCRELGCGAALSAPGRAHFGEGSGPIVTYNVRCGGTEAALRDCDSGEWRHYSDSHSRDAGVICSDHKIPRLVFGDSPCSGRLEVQYGETWGSVCDLHWDLNDANVVCAQLQCGVAVSVPRGAYFGESTGIVRSDTFQCKGNETSLRDCPLSPVNQQVCTHRNDASVICSGNHGPRLVDGESRCSGRVEVLHGDQWGTVCDIYFGLEDASVVCEHLQCGAVIATPGGAHFGKGTGPVWKENYKCRGNESRLWDCPVSSWEQFNCSHGNDASVICSDEGWPPRLTNGGSRCDGRVAIYYNRSWGRVRDNLWDLNDANVVCRQLGCGYAISAYNSSKYGEGEGPVWVNDVQCEGNESQLRDCSSFTLNQSLTDSEDVGVLCSEHKQIRLVDGGSPCAGRVEIYYNGAWGSVCDDSWDPLDTNVVCKQLGCGYSLTATAPVSCGQASGPIWLDELRCTGNESLLWECDSSPWGEHDCIHKEDVRIVCSEHKEIRLVKGRHPCEGRVEVFYRGSWGTVCYDDWDKKDGEVVCKQLDCGSVIKIPFEAHFGEGTGPIWLDNVECRSHESFLWQCLSAPWAQHDCKHREDAGVVCSGNQSLTKSDSFHSCTGTPDHTSEHLPGQQLRLVGGKTNCSGRVEIMFNNTWGTVCDDSWDRREARVVCRQLDCGSALADSGEPVYGKGEGPVWLNRVQCKGSELFLWDCRSSTWAQRVCAHKVASVMCSVTDVLIPGGIISTPVAVSIILGTLLVFVLIALTVQQQRQSSRRVKNRSFSYTISRPGEPIYQEIDDITAGRGSLYRSNSGEIDLEYYTSSSLHQTDQNSQNPEDWTRERLSKQDYDDTDSGPLNDQTPSAEGPAPVRGSCADVEGATPSSTHCDSLLDRSFRLTLRRTADHPATD; translated from the exons GCAGACCTGGGAACAGTCAGGCTGACCGGTCAG AGACTGTGAAGctgagactggtgaatgggggcaGTCCGTGCGCTGGGAGAGTGGAGATTCACTACAAAGGACAGTGGGGGACTGTGTTTGACCTAGTGTGGGACCTGCCGGACGCCGCTGTCGTGTGTCGGGAGCTGGGCTGCGGGGCCGCGCTGTCCGCACCGGGCCGGGCTCACTTTGGAGAAGGGTCCGGACCCATTGTGACGTATAATGTTCGGTGCGGCGGGACCGAGGCCGCTCTGCGGGACTGTGATTCAGGTGAATGGCGTCACTATTCCGACTCACACTCCAGAGATGCCGGCGTCATCTGCTCAG ATCACAAAATTCCCAGACTGGTATTCGGAGACTCCCCATGCTCGGGCAGACTAGAGGTCCAATACGGTGAAACCTGGGGTTCAGTGTGTGACCTTCACTGGGATTTGAATGACGCCAATGTAGTCTGTGCGCAGCTTCAGTGTGGAGTCGCGGTGTCCGTGCCAAGAGGTGCTTATTTTGGAGAGAGCACTGGGATTGTAAGGAGTGATACCTTTCAATGTAAAGGGAACGAGACATCTCTGCGGGACTGCCCTCTTTCTCCAGTAAATCAGCAGGTGTGCACCCACAGGAACGATGCCAGTGTGATCTGTTCCG GGAACCATGGCCCACGATTGGTTGATGGGGAGAGCCGATGCTCCGGCAGGGTGGAAGTGCTACACGGAGACCAGTGGGGGACGGTGTGTGATATTTACTTTGGTTTAGAAGACGCCAGTGTGGTCTGTGAGCACCTTCAGTGCGGGGCAGTGATCGCAACCCCAGGAGGAGCTCACTTTGGGAAGGGAACCGGCCCAGTGTGGAAGGAGAACTACAAGTGCAGAGGGAACGAGTCCCGATTGTGGGATTGTCCGGTTTCATCCTGGGAGCAGTTCAACTGCTCACATGGAAATGACGCCAGTGTCATCTGCTCGG ATGAAGGTTGGCCGCCGAGACTGACGAATGGAGGAAGCCGCTGTGACGGGCGAGTGGCGATTTACTACAACCGCAGCTGGGGGCGAGTGCGGGATAATCTCTGGGATTTAAATGATGCCAACGTGGTCTGCAGACAGCTGGGCTGCGGCTATGCGATATCCGCTTATAACTCTTCAAAGTACGGAGAGGGTGAAGGGCCCGTGTGGGTGAATGATGTCCAGTGTGAGGGAAACGAGTCGCAGCTCCGGGACTGCAGCTCATTCACATTGAATCAGAGTCTGACTGACAGCGAGGATGTCGGCGTGCTCTGTTCAG AACATAAACAGATAAGACTGGTGGATGGCGGAAGTCCTTGTGCTGGGAGAGTGGAAATTTACTACAATGGTGCCTGGGGGTCAGTATGTGATGATTCCTGGGATCCATTGGACACCAATGTTGTTTGCAAGCAACTGGGGTGTGGATATTCACTCACGGCGACAGCTCCGGTTTCCTGTGGCCAGGCCTCGGGGCCAATTTGGTTGGATGAACTGAGATGCACGGGTAACGAGTCGCTACTTTGGGAGTGCGATTCATCACCTTGGGGAGAGCATGACTGTATTCATAAAGAAGATGTCAGGATCGTATGTTCAG AGCATAAGGAGATCAGATTAGTGAAAGGACGTCATCCTTGTGAGGGCCGAGTGGAGGTGTTCTATCGAGGATCCTGGGGAACAGTTTGTTACGATGACTGGGATAAGAAAGACGGTGAGGTGGTCTGTAAACAGCTGGATTGTGGATCAGTTATCAAGATTCCATTCGAAGCCCATTTTGGAGAAGGGACTGGGCCCATTTGGCTGGATAACGTTGAATGCCGGTCACACGAGTCCTTCTTGTGGCAATGTCTCTCCGCACCATGGGCTCAGCATGACTGTAAGCACAGAGAGGATGCCGGTGTGGTTTGCTCAG GAAATCAATCGTTAACGAAGAGCGACAGTTTCCATTCTTGTACTGGGACACCTGACCACACAAGTGAACATTTACCAG GTCAACAATTACGGTTAGTTGGAGGAAAGACTAACTGTTCGGGAAGAGTTGAGATCATGTTCAATAACACATGGGGGACGGTGTGTGACGATTCCTGGGATAGGCGAGAGGCCCGTGTGGTGTGCCGGCAGCTCGATTGCGGCTCCGCCCTTGCCGATTCCGGGGAGCCCGTGTATGGGAAAGGCGAGGGCCCTGTATGGCTGAACAGAGTCCAGTGCAAGGGAAGCGAACTCTTCCTGTGGGACTGTCGGTCATCAACATGGGCTCAGCGGGTCTGTGCTCACAAAGTCGCCAGTGTGATGTGTTCTG TTACAGATGTGCTGATCCCGGGGGGAATAATATCCACGCCGGTTGCCGTTTCCATCATCCTGGGAACCCTGTTGGTTTTTGTGCTGATTGCACTAACTGTACAACAACAGAGACAGTCATCAAGAAGAG TGAAAAATCGTAGCTTCAGTTATACGATTTCCAGACCGGGTGAACCAATTTATCAAGAAATCGATGACATTACAGCTGGAAGAGGATCGC TTTATCGATCTAATAGCGGAGAGATTGATCTGGAATATTATACCAGTTCAAGTTTACATCAAACCGACCAGAACTCGCAGAATCCTGAAG ATTGGACCAGAGAGCGCCTCAGTAAACAGGATTACGATGACACTGATTCTGGCCCATTGAATGATCAGACCCCCAGCGCAGAGGGTCCTG CACCAGTTCGGGGGAGTTGTGCCGATGTTGAGGGCGCGACCCCGAGCAGCACGCATTGTGACTCCTTGCTGGACAGAAGCTTCCGTCTCACACTCAGAAGGACCGCGGACCACCCCGCCACAGACT AA